The sequence ATTGTTGAATTTGCTCAGTTTGAGCAGATGTATAGGTTTTTGCCTTTACATCTGTGGGACTACTACAACTAACTACAAATGTTGCTACAAATGCCAGAATCAACGCCAGAATTGATCTATAACGTGCCATCATCTTAATTTATTGAATCCGTTAATTATTTTGTCGGTTTTATTTTAATTGACATCCTACCCCGCTAACTGCATTGCAGCATTATTGCTAATTCTCACAATTACCAAAATTTTCTGGCGTGGTAGCTTAAACTACCTGACGGCGGAGAAAATACACAAGTGCATCACTTACTTGTGCTGACCAATGATCTTGCGGGTAATGCCCACCTTCTTCTAGTTTAATCAGTTCTACCTGCTTGAGGGAATTGGCAAGATATTCAGCTTCTGTCAAGGGCAACCAGGGATCTTTTATACCCCAAATAAGTTGGGTAGGAATAGTCCATTCGTTTAAACTTGATGCGATTTCTGCCATTGACTGCTTTAATTGCAGATTTTGTACCGTTGCAAACAGACTGCGCCCAGCATCAGAACTTTTTAGGAAAGGACGGCGATAAACATCCAAATCGGCATCTGATACCCGATAACCACTGCCACCCTCTAATGTTCTGTCAACTAACAGAGGGTCTTGTGTGAGCATCTCACCTACTAAAGGTATACCTAGCTGTTTGATTTTCCAAGGTAACTTTGCTGACGGCGATACAGGAGCATTCAAAATGGTTAAGCGTTCAATTTGATTAGGATAACGTAAGGCATATTGGATACCAACAGAGCCTAAAAATCCCTGAACAACTAGGAAAAACCGCTCAATTTCTAAAGCTTGAATAAACTCTGCTAAAGCATTAATAAAGGCATCCGGTGTATAAGCAAAGTCTCGGCGGTCTGGTTTTGCTGATAAGCCAAAACCTATCCAATCAGGTGCGATCGCTCTAAACCCTTTCTCAGCTATAGCAGGCATAACCGCACTCCAACTGTAACTACTAGAAGGCAAACCGTGAAGTAGCAGCACGGGTAGCTTTCCATTATCAGTAATCGGGTTTTCTTCCCGATAAAACCATTCAAGTGAACCAACTTTGATTGAATGCTTCGTGGTTGACACGCTCTAAATCCTGCATATTTCCTAGTTGCAAAGAGCTTACAGCCCAACGGGATTCCTAAGCAAGCAGAAACACTTTTCTCTCACCAAGGCATGATGCTATCAGCTTGCGAAATCAGCAACATACTGATATATTTAAGCCCCAATATCCATCGACTCAACCAGCAAAACGAATTGGCTAAAACAACTCAGGAGTTTTGCGCGTGAACGCAGCCGAACAAGCTACGAATATCGAATATGCTACTAAGATTGCCGCCGTTGTCAATCTGTTTAAGTCTGAGTTTCCCGATGCTAAGGTAGATTTAAAGCCTTGGGTAAATGACCCGGATACACGCGAACTTGTTGATCCAGATTCAATTGATATCGGCTTTCACTTCCCTGGCTGGAGTAAACGCTTCCAAAGCCGCAGCATTTTAGTCCAAATTCGGTTTTATGAAGATCCTTTAGATGCTGCTCATCGGATTATTGGTGTTGAAGCAGCAGGATTTGATCATCGTGGTAAACAGTGGCGACTTTCTACAGTTGAGCAGTGGCGTTTTGAAGGAGCATCTCAGCCTATTTCTGAAGTCGGCGAACAACTCAAGCACTTTTGCAGGCAGGTTTTTGAGTTGTTCAACCCTACTAATTAACCAATAGACATCTCCTCTGGTACAAATGTAGAGACTTTGACTGGGGTCATTGTTAATTGGTAATTGTTAATTGTTAATTGAACAACTACCACTTTGACATC is a genomic window of Oculatellaceae cyanobacterium containing:
- a CDS encoding alpha/beta fold hydrolase encodes the protein MSTTKHSIKVGSLEWFYREENPITDNGKLPVLLLHGLPSSSYSWSAVMPAIAEKGFRAIAPDWIGFGLSAKPDRRDFAYTPDAFINALAEFIQALEIERFFLVVQGFLGSVGIQYALRYPNQIERLTILNAPVSPSAKLPWKIKQLGIPLVGEMLTQDPLLVDRTLEGGSGYRVSDADLDVYRRPFLKSSDAGRSLFATVQNLQLKQSMAEIASSLNEWTIPTQLIWGIKDPWLPLTEAEYLANSLKQVELIKLEEGGHYPQDHWSAQVSDALVYFLRRQVV